GCTCCAGCAGAGATTGATTCGAACTCATGAGAACCTCCTATCGGACTCTGGTCGGAATATTCGGGTTATTATGACAGATTTCGTCAAAAAAGCAAGACGTCATATGTTCAGCCACCACACGCCGGTACATTCCGGCAGAATCGTCCAATTTTTTTGCACGACCTGATTCGCCAGCTCGTCGCCGAAAAAGAAGCGGGAAAGCTCTTCGGCTTCAGCAAGGGATGCAAACATGTAGTCCGTGCGGATCCATTTGCTTCGAAATCCGACTTCATCCAACCATGGATAAAAATCCTTGAGGTGTTCGAGCCTGACGGGGGACTCGTTACCCGTACCAAACGATTCAAAGAGGACGATGGGGCTTCCCGGCTTTAGAACGCGTTTCATTTCCGCAAGCCATTTCTCAAGTTCTCCCTTCCAAGTATCAGGATTCCAAACCGCCAGGTAACTTACACTCCACCCAGAGACTGCCAGGTTGGCAGAATGATCCGACACGGGGAGTTTTCGATGATCGGCGATATCCACCTGCCAGTTCGACAATCCGCTTTTGACGAATTTCTCGCGGCAGACCCGCAGCATTTCCTCCGACACGTCAAATGCGCGGACGCTGGTCACATGCGGCGCAAGCATACTGGCTAATCTCCCGGTACCCGCTCCGAGGTCCAGGACGAGGCGGTCTTCGAGAGGCGTGATCCCCCGCAGGGATTTCAAAATGTTTCCCTGATAATCCTCGCGCGCGATCAACGCTTCGTATTTATCCCCTTCGGTCTTGTAGATTTCTTCTTGAGTAGTCATGGGGTGATTATAAATCAGTCCCCTGGCGGGATTTTTGACCAGAGGCGTTTGTGCTATTCTCCTGCAACAAAGGAGAAGAAAGATGAAAATTTCGCCGGAACGACAATTCGATTTTTGGCTCGGTGAATGGAACGCGGTTTGGGATGGCGGCCGGGGGACGAATCGCGTCGAGATGGCATTCGACGGAAAGGTGGTGATGGAAAATTTTACAGCGCCGGACCTGATCGGCATGAGCGTATCATGCTACGACCCTGAGCGAAATCTGTGGTGCCAGACCTGGGTGGACAATACCGGCTCGTACCTCGACTTCAAAGGCGGATTCGAGGATGGAGAGATGATCCTGGCCCGTGACGCGGTCGTGAATGGCGAGCGATGTAAACAACGCATGGTCTGGTCCAATGTCGAAGCCGGGCAATTCGACTGGACCTGGGAGCGTTCCGATGACGGAGGGGTGACCTGGCAGATCAGGTGGCGAATCAAATACACACGCAAATAAGTTGTTTATAATTGGCGGATGCCCACGCTATCCCCCTCCGCCCAAAAAATCCAAAACCTATTGATCGAACTCGGTTACAGCTACTCCGTGATCGAACACGCCGAATCGACCCGAACCGCCCAGGAAGCCGCCGACCGCGCTGGCTGCGAACTGGGTCAAATCGTAAAGTCTTTGATCTTTCGCGGAAAATCCAGCGGCAAGCCGATCCTGGTATTGACGTCGGGTCCGAACCGCGCAAACGAAAAGCTTGTCAGCGAGTACGCAGGCGAACCGATCGGCAAGGCAGACGCGGACTTCGTCCGCGCCGTGACAGGTTTTGCCATCGGAGGCGTGCCGCCGATCGGCCATGCCCAACAAATGGAAACCTATATCGATGAGAGCTTCCTGCAATATCCCACGATCTGGGCGGCAGCGGGCACTCCCAATGCGATCTTTGAATTGAAGACGGAAGACCTGCAAAAAATGACGAGCGGAAGAGTCGTTAGTATAACGTGAACGATATCCATAATTTCCTGCATTACCACGACAAACTATCCAGCAGCGGTATGCCCCTGCAGGAACAAATGAAATCCATCGCGGATGCGGGGGTGCAATTGGTCATCAATCTTGCTCCGCATGATGCGCCCAATGCCGTTCCAAATGAAGAAAAAGTCGTCGCTTCGCTAGGCATGGAATACATCAACATCCCTGTCAATTGGGGGACGCCAACGAAAGACGGATTAAATCTCTTCATGGACAGGATGGATGCAAACAGCGAAAAGAAAATCCACGTGCATTGCGAGGCGAATTTCAGGGCAACTGCATTCATTGCAATATACCGCATCCTCAGGCTTGGATGGGGGGAAGAAGACGCCTTCGAGATAATGCACAAGGTCTGGGATGAGGATGCATACCCGGTCTGGAAGATGTTCATCGAAGACGCGATAAAAAGAAGTCCAAG
This portion of the Anaerolineales bacterium genome encodes:
- a CDS encoding class I SAM-dependent methyltransferase; translated protein: MTTQEEIYKTEGDKYEALIAREDYQGNILKSLRGITPLEDRLVLDLGAGTGRLASMLAPHVTSVRAFDVSEEMLRVCREKFVKSGLSNWQVDIADHRKLPVSDHSANLAVSGWSVSYLAVWNPDTWKGELEKWLAEMKRVLKPGSPIVLFESFGTGNESPVRLEHLKDFYPWLDEVGFRSKWIRTDYMFASLAEAEELSRFFFGDELANQVVQKNWTILPECTGVWWLNI
- a CDS encoding YbaK/EbsC family protein; the protein is MPTLSPSAQKIQNLLIELGYSYSVIEHAESTRTAQEAADRAGCELGQIVKSLIFRGKSSGKPILVLTSGPNRANEKLVSEYAGEPIGKADADFVRAVTGFAIGGVPPIGHAQQMETYIDESFLQYPTIWAAAGTPNAIFELKTEDLQKMTSGRVVSIT
- a CDS encoding protein tyrosine phosphatase family protein — encoded protein: MNDIHNFLHYHDKLSSSGMPLQEQMKSIADAGVQLVINLAPHDAPNAVPNEEKVVASLGMEYINIPVNWGTPTKDGLNLFMDRMDANSEKKIHVHCEANFRATAFIAIYRILRLGWGEEDAFEIMHKVWDEDAYPVWKMFIEDAIKRSPSGT